In a genomic window of Fimbriiglobus ruber:
- a CDS encoding FG-GAP repeat domain-containing protein, whose translation MSQNKKIERRSLLSVTSLEDRTTPTTATGTDALTGAYAIGTVAGQSGQATVYNADQSVAFQVTPYGANFTGGVRVAFADVTGDGTPDLITAPGPGTAPTVDVYDGVSHDLIASFNVFESTFTGGVSLAAADLNGDGKAEIITGADEGGGPRVRVFDGASVAALGTGANGTPAATTPTVLDDFMAIDDPGFRGGVRLGVGDVNGDGVADLIVGAGYGGGPRVAGFDGAALGQGQQVKLFGDFYAFESSLRNGVNVAVGDVGGNSDGDIILGGGPGGAPRVRVADGTALIANDTSGSLDDMTGVQIANFFAGDPSSRDGALVGTTSQSTGSSGTSSQQVVAIDVATESVGVYNTSGQQTNTLAGSGSGAGYYACPPQNGSGGSGGQQQGGAQQQGGSGGQQMGNPGGDGGTSQSGQGGQQQGGGQQQGGGQQQGGGQQQGGGQQQGGGQQQGGGQQQGGGQQQGGPGNGGTSTDVATHFVVHVSPQSFSGTADPVTVVALDASNNPVPTYTGTVQLTSTGAGDTLPAAYTFTATDQGTHTFTVTPASTGSDTLTATDTGDSSLIGSVVMTVTTAPAVTHFQVQIVPPQGQQGGQGGQQGGQNGGQQGGQNGQSSGGVQILVVALDASNNPVPTYTGTVALTSTGAGDTLPAAYTFTADDKGAHVFTVTPASPTTADTITATDTGNSSLTGSVTLQSSTNPVATHFQVQILPPQGQQGGQNGGQQGGQNGGQGNQGGQNGQQGGQGGQGSQGGAKSRWWRWTRRTTRSRRTPAPSNSPAPGPGIPCQPRTRLPPMTRPRARVHRHPGVDHPGRHDYRHRHQQQQPDRIGHLTGLAPSSGDPLPGSDPAPSEPAGRTGR comes from the coding sequence ATGTCGCAAAACAAGAAAATCGAACGCCGGTCGCTGCTGTCGGTTACCTCTCTCGAAGACCGCACCACCCCCACGACCGCCACGGGGACGGACGCCCTGACCGGGGCGTACGCCATCGGGACGGTCGCCGGCCAGTCGGGCCAGGCCACGGTGTACAACGCCGACCAGTCGGTCGCGTTCCAGGTCACCCCATACGGGGCCAACTTCACCGGCGGGGTCCGCGTCGCCTTCGCCGACGTAACCGGCGACGGGACGCCCGACCTGATCACCGCCCCCGGGCCGGGGACCGCCCCGACGGTGGACGTGTACGACGGGGTGAGCCACGACCTCATCGCGTCGTTCAACGTCTTCGAGTCCACTTTCACCGGCGGCGTGTCGCTGGCCGCGGCCGACCTGAACGGCGACGGCAAGGCGGAAATCATTACCGGGGCCGACGAAGGCGGCGGGCCGCGGGTCCGGGTGTTCGACGGGGCGTCCGTGGCCGCCCTCGGGACCGGGGCGAACGGCACGCCGGCCGCGACCACGCCGACCGTCCTGGACGACTTCATGGCGATCGACGACCCGGGCTTCCGCGGCGGGGTGCGGCTCGGGGTCGGGGACGTGAACGGGGACGGGGTCGCCGACCTGATCGTCGGGGCCGGGTACGGCGGCGGCCCGCGGGTGGCCGGGTTCGACGGCGCGGCGCTCGGCCAGGGCCAGCAGGTCAAGCTGTTCGGTGACTTCTACGCGTTCGAATCGTCGCTCCGCAACGGGGTCAACGTGGCCGTCGGCGACGTCGGCGGAAACAGCGACGGCGACATCATCCTGGGCGGCGGCCCGGGCGGGGCCCCGCGGGTCCGCGTGGCGGACGGCACGGCCCTGATCGCCAACGACACGAGCGGCAGCCTGGACGATATGACCGGCGTGCAGATCGCGAACTTCTTCGCCGGTGACCCGTCCTCCCGGGACGGCGCCCTGGTGGGCACGACGTCGCAGAGTACGGGGAGTTCCGGCACGTCCAGCCAACAAGTGGTGGCGATCGACGTGGCGACCGAGTCCGTGGGCGTTTACAACACGAGCGGCCAGCAGACGAACACGCTGGCGGGTTCCGGCAGCGGCGCCGGGTACTACGCCTGCCCGCCACAAAACGGCTCCGGCGGGTCGGGCGGTCAACAACAAGGCGGCGCTCAGCAGCAGGGCGGGTCGGGCGGCCAACAAATGGGTAATCCTGGTGGAGATGGCGGTACCTCCCAGAGCGGGCAAGGCGGCCAGCAACAGGGCGGTGGCCAACAGCAAGGTGGCGGCCAGCAACAGGGCGGTGGTCAGCAACAGGGTGGTGGCCAGCAGCAGGGTGGCGGTCAGCAGCAGGGCGGCGGCCAGCAACAAGGTGGCGGCCAACAGCAAGGTGGTCCTGGAAATGGTGGAACCAGCACGGATGTTGCCACGCATTTCGTGGTTCACGTATCGCCGCAGTCCTTCTCCGGGACCGCGGACCCGGTGACGGTGGTGGCGTTGGACGCGTCGAACAACCCGGTCCCGACGTACACCGGCACCGTCCAACTCACCAGCACCGGGGCCGGCGACACCCTACCCGCCGCGTACACCTTCACTGCCACCGACCAGGGCACCCACACCTTCACCGTTACCCCGGCGTCGACCGGCTCCGACACGCTTACGGCCACCGACACGGGCGACAGCAGCCTGATCGGCTCGGTCGTCATGACGGTGACGACAGCCCCGGCGGTCACCCACTTCCAGGTTCAGATCGTGCCGCCTCAAGGTCAGCAGGGTGGCCAGGGCGGGCAACAGGGTGGACAGAACGGCGGCCAACAGGGTGGTCAAAACGGCCAATCGAGTGGCGGGGTCCAGATCCTGGTGGTGGCCCTGGACGCGTCGAACAATCCGGTCCCGACGTACACCGGGACTGTCGCGCTGACCAGCACCGGGGCCGGCGACACCCTGCCGGCCGCATACACGTTCACGGCCGACGACAAGGGCGCTCACGTGTTCACCGTCACCCCGGCGTCGCCCACCACGGCCGACACGATTACCGCCACCGACACCGGCAACAGCAGTCTGACCGGCTCCGTGACCCTCCAGTCGTCGACAAACCCGGTGGCGACGCACTTCCAAGTGCAGATACTGCCCCCTCAAGGTCAACAGGGCGGCCAGAACGGCGGACAGCAGGGTGGGCAGAACGGCGGCCAAGGCAATCAAGGTGGACAGAACGGCCAGCAAGGTGGGCAGGGCGGTCAGGGGAGTCAGGGCGGCGCCAAATCCAGGTGGTGGCGTTGGACGCGTCGAACAACCCGGTCCCGACGTACACCGGCACCGTCCAACTCACCAGCACCGGGACCGGGGATACCCTGCCAGCCGCGTACACGTTTACCGCCGATGACAAGGCCGCGCGCACGTGTTCACCGTCACCCCGGCGTCGACCACCCCGGCCGACACGATTACCGCCACCGACACCAGCAACAGCAGCCTGACCGGATCGGTCACCTTACCGGCCTTGCCCCCTCAAGTGGCGACCCACTTCCAGGTTCAGATCCTGCCCCCTCAGAGCCAGCAGGGCGGACAGGGCGGTAA
- a CDS encoding SEC-C metal-binding domain-containing protein, with product MSAGRNDPCPCGSGKKYKKCCFGKDSEAKAKQVLAPPPPPPRAAGSPRPALLPPPPTPPPPPPNPVTEKMDGIWAEFEAQTAGGRVRVFRETLEDAEMIDGLAYEMLSQIHSDALQDGNRARFAECVAALRERQAGAYQKDAVYYMSWCLQDALADGRQDAVVAFARESAALAGANIDMFSRDVEALEYHGQFDVLLETFRTAWSGVKGNTKNIMSWGIDRFAEQACRFEIYHYLEHATAPDPADRGLLDRLEPYFDDPNPELLRDFIADVTGKSGREWRAEDFEMKPPRKRGGWDDRSDRRPPDPAVVNLGRLIDEFLGYLRREEQVPFTRWELIRSELLEYFVRRHEGDLDPHPSMLEQAMNPRLKLPKPPRPIHPLCPERVTFDKCLGGMIGMLNLLYHTMTALFLITPAWLRFLESRRLIDAGIRNRVLNDLRPLHTTLLGIWKKFPDDPTLYRDGQAWPADAAKEPATPAG from the coding sequence ATGAGCGCGGGACGAAATGATCCCTGTCCGTGCGGCAGCGGGAAGAAGTATAAGAAGTGCTGCTTCGGCAAAGACTCGGAAGCCAAGGCGAAGCAGGTCTTGGCACCGCCTCCGCCGCCGCCGCGAGCTGCCGGTTCGCCCCGTCCCGCGTTACTTCCGCCGCCGCCCACGCCGCCGCCCCCGCCGCCCAACCCCGTTACGGAGAAAATGGACGGGATTTGGGCGGAGTTCGAGGCTCAGACCGCCGGGGGCCGCGTCCGGGTCTTCCGCGAGACGCTGGAAGACGCCGAGATGATCGACGGCCTGGCCTACGAGATGCTGAGCCAAATCCATTCGGACGCCTTGCAGGACGGGAACCGTGCACGCTTCGCGGAGTGCGTCGCCGCCCTCCGCGAGCGGCAGGCCGGTGCATACCAGAAGGATGCGGTTTATTACATGTCCTGGTGTTTACAGGACGCCCTGGCGGACGGCCGGCAGGACGCGGTCGTCGCCTTCGCCCGCGAGTCGGCTGCCCTGGCCGGGGCGAACATCGACATGTTCAGCCGCGACGTGGAAGCCCTGGAGTACCACGGCCAGTTCGACGTTCTCCTGGAGACGTTTCGGACCGCCTGGTCGGGCGTGAAAGGCAATACCAAAAACATCATGTCTTGGGGCATTGATCGGTTCGCGGAGCAGGCCTGCAGGTTCGAGATTTACCACTACCTCGAACACGCGACCGCGCCCGACCCGGCCGACCGCGGCCTGCTCGACCGTCTCGAGCCCTACTTCGACGATCCGAACCCGGAGTTGCTCCGGGATTTCATCGCCGACGTGACGGGCAAGTCCGGTCGGGAGTGGCGGGCCGAAGACTTCGAGATGAAGCCGCCGCGGAAACGCGGCGGGTGGGACGACCGGAGCGACCGCCGACCGCCGGACCCCGCGGTGGTCAACCTGGGGCGGTTGATCGACGAGTTCCTCGGCTACCTGCGCCGCGAGGAACAAGTTCCCTTCACGCGGTGGGAACTGATCCGGAGCGAACTCCTGGAATATTTCGTGCGGCGGCACGAGGGCGATCTCGATCCCCATCCGAGCATGTTGGAACAGGCGATGAACCCGAGGCTCAAACTCCCGAAACCGCCCCGGCCGATTCACCCCCTTTGCCCCGAACGGGTGACGTTCGACAAGTGCCTCGGCGGGATGATCGGCATGCTCAACCTGCTGTACCACACAATGACGGCTCTGTTTCTGATCACGCCCGCCTGGCTGCGATTCCTGGAGTCGCGGCGGTTGATCGACGCCGGCATCCGAAACAGGGTTCTGAACGACCTGCGCCCCCTGCACACCACGCTGCTCGGTATTTGGAAAAAATTCCCGGACGATCCGACCCTGTACCGCGACGGCCAGGCGTGGCCGGCGGACGCGGCGAAGGAGCCCGCGACGCCCGCCGGTTGA